In Rhodamnia argentea isolate NSW1041297 chromosome 5, ASM2092103v1, whole genome shotgun sequence, the DNA window CAACTGCATGCAAACTGTTATGAGTCAGGACCACTTGCATAGGTCAAAGGCCTGAACTTAACCAATCAATGAGAATTTCCATTGTCTTCCAGCTCGACCTTTGCATCCGTACCCCTAGATTTTCATCAAATTATTGTATTCATAAGAACCATGTTGTTTTAgcagtaactttttttttttccctcctcgtCATGACTAACCATCATGAAGATGAACTCCCTTTCCTGGATTTTTAACTGCCCTACAATCTTGGTTGCTATAATGATCAACGAATTGCTACCTACCTATGAACCCTTAGGAAACTTTTACTTTCAAAGATTGTCAAAATTCTTAAATCAAGCCTTCAATGAGCGCAAAATGCTTTCACTAATCGGTGTGGGTGGAGtaaccaaaaaggaaagaaagcatGGAAAACAAAGTATCAAAGTTGAAGGTACTCCTAagggaaaaccaaaaaataacaataactAGAAAATGAGCACAAACCTCTTGATCACTCTTTTCACTCATATCCACCTCCTTGGCCAACTTATCCATGGACTTGAGATGTCGACCTGCCAACATTACACATCATGCCTTATACACATTCAGCATCATACAGTAATTTGATATACATTCTCTGACGTCTCCGGCAGTATGAGACATACTCGTTACTCTCTTGGATTCCTTGGGATAGACCAATAGGATTATACAGTCATGTTGAAAAAATTTGATGATAATGCGAAATTCCAAAAAAGCTGCAATTCCCACATGATGGTAAAAGACCCACCTGCATGACAAGATGTGAAAAGTGATGctgggaagaggaggaggaggaggaggaggaggaggaggaggaaggagaagaagaagagactgATTCTGATCTTCAGAAGCATGACCCCCATTCTCATGAtcaactttcttctttctaaatccagagagagagagagagagagagaagctaaACCACGTaatgctttcgcattagcacaGGGAGAACATTAAAGTGTCTACCAAATTAAGGACATTAAAGTATAGTTGGAGTGGCAATGTATCGAGAAACAGGAAACGTTCAATACAATCTGTGATGGAGGGTGCAAAtttatgtttgtttgtttttttctcccttATACCAAGTTTACGATTCAAAATCAAAAGGcgaagttcaccctcttttctCTTGTAGGGCATTATAAGTCTATGAAGTTAGTGGCTTGCGGATTTGGTGTTAAATTAGTGATAACGCGTTGAGGGTGACCTTAAATGGAAATTACCATTGTAGCCCGTCTGTTTTGGACTATATTCTTCCCTCATTACTATGTTATGTAAATGTTTGCACTTGCTCTCCTTTTAATATTCTTGTCAGAGGTGAAAAATGGAAAGATCGACAGATTTCGGGGCCAGGTTGTTTTAGATGCGGATAGTTTTCCGGTCGGAGTAAACTTTCGGGTTCTCTCAGCTAAGTTACCGACTTCATTTTCTATAGACTTCACCTTCTGTTATGAGCTTACTCGAGTTTTAGATATCTTGATTTAACCTTTTTCGACCTCAAGTTCATCTGGGTCAGAATCAAATATCGCAACCGTTGGACTGCATCAAGTTTAGGTTTTTGTTGGGTTCGGTTACTCCGGATTCGGGTTGATAACAGGGTCGCTTCAGTTCAAGTTGGGGGTAGGGCCAATTCCGTATCACTTCGTAATTGGTTTCCTTGGAAGTGCGTTCTTTCGCTTTCATTGGGTCTAGATCATCGGCTTTTACAGTCATTTTGGATTGGGTCTGGGTCGGTTTAGGGATGAGTTGGGGTGGATTCCTAGTGCCAGTCAAGAAACTTATTACCTCTAATTCTTGTTCTTGCTGCGAGCCATGGTAGTAGATGAAGCAGCTAAAGTTGAGCATGAAATTTGGGGAGCATATGTCATATTTAAATAGGTCCATTGCATTTGCCTCTGGAGAAAGTATTTTGATAACAAGAGCCACATTTTTGCGTGGGGTAAAAGCCACCATAAATCTTAAAATATGATCattgtgatatatttacccctaaatattttttttatgacactaaacaccccaaacttgtatccgtatgacaaatttacccaaacttaaaccaatgtgataaatttatcccaaactttttcttgtgataccGAAATCCCTAAACTTATATCATTGTAATACATTTACCTTGAAATTTGGGTAAATATGCCACATgcctacaagtttgggattttttacgtcacacaaaaaaattggagtaaatatatcacacggattaaaatttgggatttttgatgtcacaagaaaaagcttagagtaaatatgtcacacggataTAAATTTTGGGTTcgtggtgtcacaaaaaaaaaaagtttagtgtAAACCTGTCATAGTGGGcacagtttagaatttttggttactttttttcttttgcatatcCGAAAGGTATAAGTTATTATGAATTGTTAAAGATTGAAATAAGATATTCACGAATCTCCCTAGAAAGCATATCAGTTACAATCATATAATTCGGATCTTATCAAAACACCAAAAACGGTAATGATGAAATCTCAAGTCTGCATGGTTATTAGATAGAAGGGCAGAATCGTACTTATAGTGCAAAGGATGTGATGTCTGATTAACATAATATCTGTGTCTTTAGTTGTGCTGGAGAGGTAATAAAATacataaaaagttgaaaaagatAAAGTAAAGTTGGTCTAAAAATTGCTTTTGTGGATGACTAGTGCTTCCAATTATCCAAAACGACAAGTTGAAAGGACACTGGTGGAGAATAAAGAGAAGCATCTGGGTTAATTATACTATTTGAGATGGGTCTTCTTTATGGAAGTGGAGTTAGCTAAGCACGAGTCCCCAACTTTCAAGTAGACAATGGCTTTCGCTTTTTGCTTGTATTATTGGCCACTCTCTCTTGATAGCGTTGAAAGCTTGTGTTCCTTTCCCAGGACTTGAAGGTTTAGTAGGCCCTTCTACAGATACAAGATTGGTATGGTGCTTGTGTGGGAGGTTGCATTGGGTTCTCTTTGCAATCTGGAAGGGGCTAGAGGTTTGAACAAGAAATGAAGCCAAATGACATGCCGAGAGGTGAAGGATGCTAGGTCGACATCGACTTCGTCGATGCAAGAGACAGATTGGGAGGTCGTCAATGAATGGGTCGCATGTCACCATGAGGTTATGAACCGACATCAATTTCAATTGAAGGATAGGaccttttctcaaaaaaagaaagaaaatggaagcaATGAAACACTAGTCAAAATTGAAACAGGTGTACCGAAAGCTATTTCCGTAACGAGATCCCCTTTAGTAGCGTTATTATGCAAAAGTGGTAGCATCAAGATCTAACCCAAACTGAGCAACGGTCCATAAATGCTGGTAAGTAACATTGGAGTTTCGAAGGCAGGTGTACCTGAATTGTGCTCTAGGGATTTTCATGAGCCGATTCAAACCCAGTTCTCTCCCACATGCCATTGCGACTCAATTTAGCAATGAATAGACCACTATAGAAGTTCCCGCTATAGAAGTTCTGTGTCTCCGCTATAGAAGTTCCATCGTACATGTTTGACGGTGCCACTTGTGAGCACTCCGCCTATTAATAAGAGGAGAATCTCCCTCACGAACTTTATTTCATATTCCAAATTTAGTGAGTCAAAACTCTCTAAAACATTCGATCCCACTCCCTCTCTAACTTCATTCAAATGTTAATTGAGAAGATTATCTAGATGAAACATTTGGTTTAAGCATTATAATGACAGATACAAGTCTTAATTTCGATGAGGCTCAACTTTAAAATGAATGCAAAAGCTGGATTCTGCTTTTACTTATTTTAGCATCCAATAACATAATTTGTAGAATATTGCTTACAGGTTCTTATAATTGCAATACGGTAAATTATGAATAtactaaataaataaacccagtataaaaaaattcagtgaATCAAATAGCAAATCTACATGCAAATTACTGATAAACTAAGTATAAAAGTTATATGATATGGCTTCTACTGCCACTGCCATCTCTAGTTAAGATCGTGTTCGCTATCGCTCCAACCTACCCTCACCCCATCTTAATCATCtcctcccaccaccaccacattGTACTATAATATCTAAGCACTACCACCTtcagtcaatagaaaatatacTCTCACTAAAGTTTTGAATGGGTAAAGATTCAACTCTCCAAACATAGTTGTCAAAAGCTAAAAGAATATTAGATGCCCGAGCATTAACTCGCAAGCTTGAAATCAATGAggggtctccctctctctcgatctcgaacACACACCCAAAACACACATGCACGCACAAGCGATAATCccaaaaatatatcaatttcaagaaaattatcaacataTGTCACGAacttgcaattgtgttaatttagtcatacctttttttttaccaaccgAGTTCtcaactttttgtatttgtgtcaattcagcccatTCAATCAATTATGGCAGCAAATCACTGACTTGGCATGACCGATACCGACATggataaaggaagaaaaaagaaaaagaaaaaagaaaacaataaataaataaacaaataattcgaaaatagtaaaaagaatcatccacgtcggcgccaactTGCCACGCCATTGCCAATCGCACCACATCAGCTATTTTCGATCATAATAGATCGGATGAACTGAagtgacacaaatataaaaggttaatgactcaattggcaaagaaaaaaatttattattgaattgacacaattacaatagatttatgatttttttggtaatcctctTTATTAGTTTCTACTCATGGTAACACGGAAGAATCATAAAAACTTTAGATACTAATGAGGAGAATGTCCgggaaaacaaatgaaaaggagaTGGAATAAAGAAATGGAATATGAACTTCAAGGGTTGAATAAGTGAATAagacaattgaaatttttacaaCTCGTGTGGAGTCCCCTGTCGGAATCCTACAGGGAGCCATCCCTCAGCTCTAGTGAATTTACTACTCCAACATGAACTGCAGAAAGACTAATCCAATGCAGGAATGAAGTTACAAAATGCTGTTCGATTGCTGGTAAAGAAAAAACAacgaagcagcagcagcatagCACACTGAGAAAGCATTCAAGTTGCAGAATCTACTAACAGGATGCGAGAGCATTCGATACCGTGCAATTTCTCTTTTGCTCTTTTATTCTTTCATGCCAAAACCCCGCATATTTGCCCTTCCTTTTCCGAGCCTAAACCATATCTTCACATATCATACCAAACGACCAAATCTTCGGATTgctttgaaaaattaaagaccTAGCAAGGCTTTGGTCACAAGCAACTAGGAATAAAATCTGAGAAAGAACTTTCATTCCCCAATTGATGATGGAAAAACCACGGTTCAAAGCCACTACCTACCATCAATTACTTATTCCTCAGTTCCAACAACTGACCGAGACAACCTACTTAATTAAGAAATCGCAAACTCTTAGCAACAATAGTCCAATACTAATCTCCAATGTCCAGTCACAAAATTAAGATACCACGGGCATTGCATTTGATTGAATGACTAGCATCAAACAAATTAAAGTAAAGCATCACGGGAAAACCATAAGGACTGGTCCTCTTAGAAGTCAAGAGATATGCTGccatcatttttcatgaaaagtaATAGTAACTGCCAAGCTACAATTATGTTCGATACAAATGACAGGCTTTGAACACACTACTTATGCTAAATTCCAATCATGTCAGTAGACCACGCTTGAAAACAACAATGACCAGAAGGCTTAAAGATTGTCCACTACAAGAGAGAGATCAAATACATACAATGAAGATACTGGTAAAAAGACATTATGATTTTGAAGCTTCGTCTGCTTTGACGTCAGCCTCATGTCGCAGGCTGTTCTCTCTACTGTAAGCAGACTTAGCACCCTGAGAAGGAACAAATTTAACCTTATATTGAGACTGAAAATATGTTGTAGTAATTCAAGGGCACAACTTTTCCCGAAGTAAATGGCACTCACTTGAAAGATTGTCCCAAGCTTTTTCAAAGCTTTAGCGCGAAGCTTGAGAACATCCCTGGAAGCATTAGGATCTTTAAGAACCTGAAGCAACAAAAGGAATAGTTAGATTATTTTCCCTTAAAATGACACTTGTTTGAGTCAGCTTATGTCATCCAACTGTTTATCATACTGGAAAGTCACTGAAATTTCAAGTCGGCTTTCGGCCAATTGCGGCCTAGAGAAAGCATGTGACATGTAATAACACACCCCTCATTCCACTAACACCACGCAAGCATTCTGTCTGAATCAGAACCAGAACTTTTAATAAACATTGCAACTGACGTCTAGCTCAGttcaaacaaatcaaaaaccaaaatatgtGAACCATGGAGCATATAAAACAAACTGGCAGGAAATAGGAAGGAaacaatttgaaatttcaacAGTGGTCCCTCCTCCACTCACTCGGCAGTCACCAACGTACAGAGGGATGATCCACCCTAAGCATACTACAAACTTTTGTTTATATGCCGGTTCTTACAATTTAGTTGACTTCTTGAGCACCGCAAGTTTGAAGTCAAAAAGTTCCAGCTTTTCACATATCATCAGTCATGATTAGCTGGCCAATGATGGTGTCACAAGCTTATATAGTTTTAAGCTACTAAAGATCTAGTACTCACAGCTTGGCAGACATGCGACAAAGTTGACTCTATATCAACCACATTAATTTGCCAGAGCGAATTAACCATGGCATTCTTCTTGTCTTCAATAGTTTTTAGAAGcatctcttctttgttttctccttCATTCAACTGTTTCAGCTCGTCCTGTATTTGAATCAAAGACACAGCACCTACACATTCAAGAAGTTACGAGTTATTTGACTGTAGTAGAAGTTCTGCAAGAAGTAAAGGACCTTAAGGCTCGGAGATCATATCAGCATGCATCATTTCCAAAGACACAGAAAATACCGGAAGCTGCCATCACTTGGGATTTTATCTGGTGCCCCTTATCTCGAACCCATTCTGCTAGAAAAGGGACATTCATATACCTTCTATCCTTTCCAAGTTCTCTTGCAGCTTTTCGCGTGTACACATAACCAATAGTATGAAGCATGGCTTCTCCAAAAGCTGTGGATGACAACAGCTAAAGTCAATGCAAATATCATCAGTGAATCAAAATAAAGCGAGCCTTCAATTGGGCCGAATAACTTCTCTTGATTCCATCACCAAAAAAGAAtgtgctgagagagagagagagagagagagagagagagagggtgtgacacaaaaaatttctccaaaaagaTTAGCCAAACAGAAGTGAAA includes these proteins:
- the LOC115726787 gene encoding protein CASPARIAN STRIP INTEGRITY FACTOR 2-like is translated as MRMGVMLLKIRISLFFFSFLLLLLLLLLLLFPASLFTSCHAGRHLKSMDKLAKEVDMSEKSDQEEAWKETTSSSSSTTEEELAETIIHERLLKVNAKDYGRHDPAPALVRPPFKLIPN